The genome window TCTTATAATAAAACAGAACTTAAAGTCTTATTCAGTACGTAGCATAGATCTACACTTGCTTATTATGCTACCAAATTCATTCAACTCTATCTTCTTCGAGTTGATAGCCGCTACCACCCTCTGACAATCAGCTTCGAAAATCACCTTCTTATATTGCATCTCCTTTGCCCACGATAACGCTATTAGAAGGGCTAAATGTTGAAAATATACTGGAAAAacattgataaaataaagaaatcatacaCAAATTCCCGATCTTGAGTGTATATCCGTTTTGCCCTTGTGCctgattattttatttcctaaagaaaaaaagacaagTGTCgttttttatagctgttatttatttgttaaggtACAGCAAGCCAGATGAAATGCATAACTTAAGAGTAAATTGAAACATTTGAAAATCTTCACTTTAAGCAAAAGCCATAATTGATCCATCAATGAATATGCTGATAAATGACACAACATAACATAAATGCTTTTCATACGGATACAAGGTCTTAGGCATGGCCCTATTTGTGTTTGGTGCAATCTTTTGGCTTGAAAGACACCACTTGTCTATCTAGATCAAACCCAATCAAGTAATTTGATTGCGCAAAGTTACCATAAACCCCCCCATCACTACTAGTATTAGTGAACCCCAAGCAGAAAACACCATCTTTTGGAGAAATGAAGGTTTGAGTTGGCGACAATTTTACATCTGCACCTTCAAAATGGGCCGTGAGCACAGGCCCACGAAGATTATTCTTTGTTCGATAACAAAGCTGGGGACCCAAATCCGGGTCATCCGTAACGGGTTTCATCGCAACCTCGCTCCTCACTTGAGCCACCACTTGATCATACAATTGGGTCGGTAAAATAGTTGGGGGTGTCCCTGAATCAAGGAACATGTTACCTTTTTCAACATTTTGTGAAGAACCGTTAAAATGCAAATACGTATTTTCCACACTAATGCCAAGTAAGGTAACAAAATAAGGGGTCTTGTCTTGCTTAGCAACCAAAGGTGTAGAAACCACTCCTTTCCCTGACACTTTACTCCCTTTACCAAAACTCATTTTGCTAGAAACACTAACATCAGTGTGGAATGGGACCAAGCATTGTGAAAACCTCTTCCCTCCAAAGGAAGAACCCATTTGAGAAATGAGTGACACTGGCCCTCCTCCTAGGCCTATGATACCCATCTCATGATCATTGAAACCACCCGTGTTGTTGTGTCCACAACCAAACACAATGCCCTTAAGAGGAACACTTTTCCCTTTGGTTGAGCTGAGTGTGATTGTTTCCTGCGCCAAAACGCCTCGTGTTATAGCAGCAGATGCGTAGGCATAGGTGTAATTGCAACGCTTCTGAGGAGAACACACGCCTGTGTCAAGTTTATGGCATAGCTTTGAGTCGCATGATATGTTCCTATACGTGGTGGACTTTTGAGGATCGAACATGGGGTTACGTTGCTTGTAGCAGTTGTTGCATGGCACACATGAGGTCCATGTGAGATCACTGCCCGTGTCCGCAATGCCATAGATTTTGAATGGTGGAGTTCCAATAGAGAGCTCCATGAGATAGTGACCAAGGTAAGCATATATTGGGGATTGTGGAGTAAGAGTTTTTTCCATAGCTGATAACTCCATTAGACGACGTAGAGGGAGGACATGGGCATGGGAAGAGTTTTTTCGAATCAGGTTAACGCTGAATCCCTCAGTGGCTGAGATATGTAAAGGGAGAAGCATGAGACAAATGATTGTTGCAAGATGAAATGAAGTGGGATAAACGACCATtgtcatctatatatatgtgtgagaCAATTAACTAATTAACGAGAGGATCGAGATTCGGGAGGCTTGTTTGATGAAGAATTTTTGTCGAGGCTCCGTGCTTTATATATGCGCTCAAGGCTCAACTCATCAACGTTTGATGTTGCGTGCGTGCCTTGTCCTAGCGTTGATGGCTTAACAAATGCTGTGGTAGGTCTAATGACTCAC of Glycine soja cultivar W05 chromosome 1, ASM419377v2, whole genome shotgun sequence contains these proteins:
- the LOC114366887 gene encoding aspartic proteinase CDR1-like; this translates as MTMVVYPTSFHLATIICLMLLPLHISATEGFSVNLIRKNSSHAHVLPLRRLMELSAMEKTLTPQSPIYAYLGHYLMELSIGTPPFKIYGIADTGSDLTWTSCVPCNNCYKQRNPMFDPQKSTTYRNISCDSKLCHKLDTGVCSPQKRCNYTYAYASAAITRGVLAQETITLSSTKGKSVPLKGIVFGCGHNNTGGFNDHEMGIIGLGGGPVSLISQMGSSFGGKRFSQCLVPFHTDVSVSSKMSFGKGSKVSGKGVVSTPLVAKQDKTPYFVTLLGISVENTYLHFNGSSQNVEKGNMFLDSGTPPTILPTQLYDQVVAQVRSEVAMKPVTDDPDLGPQLCYRTKNNLRGPVLTAHFEGADVKLSPTQTFISPKDGVFCLGFTNTSSDGGVYGNFAQSNYLIGFDLDRQVVSFKPKDCTKHK